A region of Micromonospora chokoriensis DNA encodes the following proteins:
- a CDS encoding FAD-binding protein, which translates to MTQQGPQAAVPEVPRRNWAGNVRYAAQAFHRPTSTDDLRRLVAGSTRLRAVGSGHSFNRFGDTDGDLVSLAGLPQTVEVDHERGQVTVSGAMRYGDLARQLHTQGYALANLASLPHISVAGAVATATHGSGPTHGNLASAVAALELVTADGDLLRVDRDTDRFAGMVVGLGALGLVTRVTLDVVPAFELRQYVRLDLDREALDEALASAYSVSVFTDWRTPRLREVWRKQAADQPPPPADWLGTTAADRPRHPVLGMPPENCTPQLGEPGPWHERLPHFKLGFTPSSGDELQSEYHLPRAAAADALAALDDVAHLIAPVLLVCELRTVAADELWLSPNHRRDSFVVHFTWIDDTAAVLPVVAAVEERLAPFAPRPHWGKVFVTDPAELAARYPHHADFTTLLSDLDPKNKFQTAPLNHYFPR; encoded by the coding sequence ATGACCCAGCAGGGACCGCAGGCCGCAGTTCCCGAGGTGCCGCGCCGCAACTGGGCCGGCAACGTGCGGTACGCCGCCCAGGCGTTCCACCGACCGACCTCCACCGACGACCTGCGCCGACTGGTCGCCGGCAGCACCCGGCTCCGGGCGGTGGGCAGCGGGCACTCGTTCAACCGCTTCGGCGACACCGACGGCGACCTGGTCAGCCTCGCCGGGCTGCCCCAGACCGTCGAGGTGGACCACGAGCGCGGGCAGGTCACCGTGAGCGGCGCGATGCGCTACGGCGACCTCGCGCGACAGCTGCACACCCAGGGGTACGCGTTGGCGAACCTCGCCTCACTGCCGCACATCTCGGTCGCCGGCGCGGTGGCCACCGCCACCCACGGCTCCGGTCCGACCCACGGCAACCTGGCCAGCGCGGTCGCCGCCCTGGAGCTGGTCACCGCCGACGGCGACCTGCTGCGGGTCGACCGCGACACCGACAGGTTCGCCGGCATGGTGGTCGGGCTCGGCGCGCTCGGCCTGGTCACCCGGGTCACCCTGGACGTGGTGCCGGCCTTCGAGCTGCGCCAGTACGTACGGCTCGACCTCGACCGGGAGGCGCTGGACGAGGCGCTCGCCTCGGCGTACAGCGTGAGTGTCTTCACCGACTGGCGTACGCCCCGACTGCGCGAGGTGTGGCGCAAGCAGGCCGCCGACCAACCGCCACCCCCGGCGGACTGGCTGGGCACCACCGCCGCCGACCGGCCGCGACACCCGGTGCTCGGCATGCCGCCGGAGAACTGCACCCCGCAACTCGGCGAGCCGGGCCCGTGGCACGAGCGGCTGCCGCACTTCAAGCTCGGGTTCACCCCGAGCAGCGGTGACGAGTTGCAGTCCGAGTACCACCTGCCGCGTGCCGCCGCGGCCGACGCGCTCGCCGCCCTGGACGACGTGGCGCACCTGATCGCCCCGGTGCTGCTGGTGTGCGAGCTGCGTACGGTGGCGGCCGACGAGCTGTGGCTCAGCCCGAACCACCGGCGGGACAGCTTCGTCGTGCACTTCACCTGGATCGACGACACCGCCGCCGTCCTGCCGGTGGTGGCCGCCGTGGAGGAGCGCCTGGCGCCGTTCGCGCCCCGCCCGCACTGGGGCAAGGTCTTCGTCACCGACCCGGCGGAGCTGGCCGCCCGCTACCCCCACCACGCCGACTTCACCACCCTGCTGTCCGACCTGGACCCCAAGAACAAGTTCCAGACCGCCCCCCTGAACCACTACTTCCCCCGCTAA
- a CDS encoding ABC transporter permease gives MTTVSATPNRTVEPDRRLPALGGFSPDVLRIELRRVLRNRRTLAFTLIMPGVFFLIFGLPQGGQNLDNGRPVTAYIMISLAVYAAMVATTSAGGAVATERALGWSRQLRLTPLRPSAYVATKLTTAMALGLLAVVVEFLVGAAAGVRVPAYVWLLSGLAAWIGSLVFAAFGLFVGYLAPAENVMQFIGPILAVLAMFGGLFVPVEVLPQVLQHVATFTPVYGVGVLARAPLTGDGVSMAAVANLVVWALVFGVGATRLFRRDTARV, from the coding sequence ATGACCACAGTGTCGGCCACCCCGAACCGCACCGTCGAGCCGGACCGTCGGCTGCCCGCCCTGGGCGGGTTCTCCCCGGACGTCCTGCGCATCGAGTTGCGCCGGGTGCTGCGTAACCGCCGTACCCTCGCGTTCACGCTGATCATGCCGGGGGTCTTCTTCCTCATCTTCGGTCTGCCGCAGGGCGGGCAGAACCTGGACAACGGTCGCCCGGTGACGGCGTACATCATGATCAGCCTCGCCGTGTACGCGGCCATGGTGGCGACCACCAGCGCGGGTGGCGCGGTGGCCACCGAGCGGGCGCTGGGCTGGAGCCGACAGTTGCGGCTCACCCCGCTGCGCCCGAGCGCGTACGTGGCCACCAAGCTGACCACCGCGATGGCTCTCGGCCTGCTCGCTGTCGTCGTCGAGTTCCTGGTGGGCGCGGCGGCGGGCGTCCGGGTCCCGGCGTACGTGTGGCTGCTGTCCGGGCTCGCCGCCTGGATCGGCTCGCTGGTCTTCGCCGCGTTCGGCCTGTTCGTCGGCTACCTGGCGCCGGCCGAGAACGTCATGCAGTTCATCGGCCCGATCCTGGCCGTGCTGGCCATGTTCGGCGGACTGTTCGTGCCGGTCGAGGTGCTGCCGCAGGTGCTCCAGCACGTCGCCACGTTCACCCCCGTGTACGGCGTGGGGGTGCTGGCCCGCGCCCCGCTGACCGGAGACGGGGTGAGCATGGCGGCGGTGGCCAACCTGGTGGTCTGGGCGCTGGTCTTCGGCGTCGGTGCGACCCGGCTGTTCCGCCGGGACACCGCCCGGGTCTGA
- a CDS encoding response regulator transcription factor: MSGGPAPIRLLLADDQALVRGALAALLSLEPDLTVVAEVGRGDEVVPEALRSDPDVALLDVEMPGLDGIAATTALRAAVPTCRVLVVTTFGRPGYLRRAMEAGASGFVVKDTPARQLADAVRRVHAGLRVVDPTLAAETLATGVSPLTERETEVLRTARGGGTVADLAGALHLSEGTVRNHLSAAIGKTGARNRADAIRVAEQNGWLLGD, from the coding sequence GTGAGCGGCGGGCCCGCGCCGATCCGGTTGCTGCTCGCCGACGACCAGGCGCTGGTCCGGGGCGCGTTGGCCGCGTTGCTCTCGTTGGAACCGGACCTGACGGTGGTGGCCGAGGTGGGCCGGGGCGACGAGGTGGTGCCCGAGGCCCTGCGCAGCGACCCCGACGTGGCCCTGCTGGACGTGGAGATGCCCGGCCTGGACGGGATCGCGGCCACCACCGCCTTGCGGGCCGCGGTGCCGACCTGTCGGGTGCTGGTGGTGACCACCTTCGGGCGGCCCGGCTACCTGCGCCGGGCGATGGAGGCCGGCGCGAGCGGCTTCGTGGTCAAGGACACCCCGGCCCGACAACTCGCCGACGCGGTCCGCCGGGTGCACGCCGGCCTGCGGGTCGTCGACCCGACGCTGGCGGCGGAGACCCTCGCCACCGGGGTCAGCCCGTTGACCGAACGGGAGACCGAGGTGCTGCGGACGGCCCGGGGCGGTGGCACTGTCGCCGACCTGGCGGGTGCGCTGCACCTGTCGGAGGGGACGGTACGCAACCACCTCTCGGCGGCGATCGGTAAGACCGGCGCGCGTAACCGTGCCGACGCGATCCGGGTCGCCGAGCAGAACGGTTGGCTGCTCGGCGACTGA
- a CDS encoding ABC transporter ATP-binding protein, translated as MTSTHPAVELDGLTKSFGAVTAVDRLSLRVQPGEVVAFLGPNGAGKTTTIDMLLGLARPDAGSVRILGGTPDTAVAQGRVAAVLQTGGLLKDLTVGETVQMTAHFYRHTRPVAEVLERAGIADIAGRVVGRCSGGQQQRLRFALALLPDPDLMVLDEPTTGMDVEGRRDFWQALRRDARAGRTVIFATHYLDEADAYADRIVLVRQGRVVADGTTAEIKNLAAGRTVRATLPGADQAALAALPGVDAVEVRGDSVLVRTRDSDAIARHLLTRTAARDVEITSRNLEDAFLALTTAQTGA; from the coding sequence ATGACCAGTACGCATCCGGCTGTCGAGTTGGACGGCCTCACCAAGTCCTTCGGCGCGGTCACCGCTGTCGACCGGTTGAGCCTGCGGGTTCAGCCCGGCGAGGTGGTGGCCTTCCTCGGCCCGAACGGCGCGGGCAAGACCACCACCATCGACATGCTGCTCGGGTTGGCCCGTCCGGACGCGGGCAGCGTCCGCATCCTCGGGGGCACCCCGGACACCGCGGTGGCCCAGGGTCGGGTCGCCGCCGTCCTGCAGACCGGAGGGTTGCTCAAGGACCTCACCGTGGGCGAGACGGTGCAGATGACCGCCCACTTCTACCGGCACACCCGTCCGGTGGCCGAGGTGCTGGAGCGGGCCGGCATCGCCGACATCGCGGGGCGGGTGGTGGGGCGCTGCTCCGGCGGCCAGCAGCAGCGGCTGCGCTTCGCGTTGGCCCTGCTGCCCGACCCGGACCTGATGGTGCTCGACGAGCCGACGACCGGCATGGACGTCGAGGGCCGCCGGGACTTCTGGCAGGCGCTGCGCCGCGACGCCCGGGCCGGACGGACCGTCATCTTCGCCACCCACTACCTGGACGAGGCGGACGCGTACGCCGACCGGATCGTGCTGGTCCGGCAGGGACGTGTCGTCGCCGACGGCACCACCGCGGAGATCAAGAACCTGGCCGCCGGTCGCACCGTGCGGGCCACCCTGCCCGGCGCCGACCAGGCCGCGCTCGCCGCGTTGCCCGGCGTGGACGCCGTCGAGGTACGCGGCGACAGTGTGCTGGTGCGTACCCGTGACTCGGACGCCATCGCCCGGCACCTGCTCACCCGGACCGCCGCCCGGGACGTGGAGATCACCTCCCGCAACCTTGAGGACGCCTTCCTCGCCCTGACCACCGCGCAGACCGGAGCCTGA
- a CDS encoding type II toxin-antitoxin system VapB family antitoxin produces the protein MSRTILDVDDELLTEAGEILGTTTKKATVNAALKAVVDRDKRRQFADWLKSGGLPDLTDTAKPDAA, from the coding sequence GTGAGCCGGACGATTCTTGACGTCGATGACGAACTACTCACCGAAGCGGGCGAGATCCTCGGCACCACGACGAAGAAGGCCACTGTCAACGCCGCCCTCAAGGCGGTTGTCGACCGGGACAAGCGGCGGCAGTTCGCCGACTGGCTCAAGAGCGGCGGGCTGCCCGACCTGACCGACACCGCCAAGCCGGACGCGGCGTGA
- a CDS encoding PIN domain nuclease, with amino-acid sequence MRHEHYLLDKSALARWPKRLVAPVLDELSDRGVLAVCGAVEIEVIHSARTAQDAQRARWLMGGFRWLSMPDDVWDRAIDVQVQALHKGNHRALSMADLLIAATAERHGVTVLHYDGDFDLISAITGQPSAWVVPPGTAD; translated from the coding sequence GTGAGGCACGAGCACTACCTGCTGGACAAGTCAGCCCTCGCCCGCTGGCCCAAGCGCCTGGTCGCTCCGGTGCTCGACGAACTCTCCGACCGAGGGGTGCTGGCCGTTTGTGGGGCGGTGGAGATCGAGGTCATTCACAGCGCCCGCACGGCGCAGGACGCGCAGCGTGCCCGGTGGTTGATGGGCGGCTTCCGGTGGTTGTCGATGCCCGACGACGTCTGGGACCGCGCAATCGACGTGCAGGTGCAGGCCCTGCACAAGGGGAACCACCGCGCCCTGTCCATGGCGGATCTGCTGATCGCCGCCACCGCCGAGCGGCACGGGGTCACCGTCCTGCACTACGACGGCGACTTCGATCTGATCAGCGCTATCACCGGGCAACCGAGCGCCTGGGTAGTCCCGCCCGGCACCGCCGACTGA
- a CDS encoding sensor histidine kinase — translation MDLTTGQPRPVSRHWRFTGWLLAAVWLFFLNVPLATALHQPELWRRVVGVTALVAFSVGYVLLFQWARGLRQALRPIPACRARVGLALLVAVGLASMPGTAGDWLATLVYVAAAAVFLLPPGEALAVVVVCAVTPVLASWLVPGWEAESGIVFAVLLASFAMFGVAQLAQRNSQLQAAQQEIARLAIAEERARAARDLHDILGHSLTVVAIKAELAGRLIEMDTGRAAVEIAEVEALARAALADVRQTAGAYRDVTLATELAGARSALAAAGIAADLPAEVPELPKEWDRLFGWAVREGVTNVVRHSGARCCTVRVYADRVEVSDDGRGPSTPDATGSGLVGLRERAGRLGAAVTVGRRPGGDGFLLRVHAPGETR, via the coding sequence ATGGACCTGACGACCGGGCAGCCTCGGCCGGTGAGCCGCCACTGGCGGTTCACCGGCTGGCTGTTGGCCGCCGTGTGGTTGTTCTTCCTCAACGTGCCGCTCGCCACGGCGCTGCACCAGCCGGAGCTGTGGCGGCGGGTGGTCGGTGTGACGGCGCTCGTCGCCTTCAGCGTCGGCTATGTGCTGCTCTTCCAGTGGGCCCGCGGGCTGCGGCAGGCCCTGCGGCCGATCCCGGCCTGTCGGGCGCGGGTCGGGTTGGCACTGCTGGTCGCGGTGGGCCTGGCCAGCATGCCGGGCACCGCCGGGGACTGGCTGGCCACCCTGGTCTACGTGGCGGCGGCGGCGGTGTTCCTGCTGCCGCCGGGGGAGGCGTTGGCGGTGGTGGTGGTCTGCGCCGTGACGCCCGTGCTGGCCTCGTGGCTGGTGCCCGGATGGGAGGCGGAGAGCGGCATCGTCTTCGCGGTGCTGCTCGCCTCGTTCGCGATGTTCGGGGTGGCCCAGTTGGCCCAGCGCAACAGCCAGCTCCAGGCCGCCCAGCAGGAGATCGCCCGGCTCGCCATCGCCGAGGAACGGGCTCGCGCCGCCCGGGACCTGCACGACATCCTCGGGCACTCGCTGACCGTGGTGGCGATCAAAGCCGAGCTGGCCGGCCGGCTGATCGAGATGGACACCGGCCGGGCCGCCGTGGAGATCGCCGAGGTGGAGGCGCTGGCCCGGGCGGCACTCGCGGATGTGCGGCAGACCGCCGGGGCGTACCGCGACGTCACTCTCGCCACGGAGCTGGCCGGCGCCCGCTCCGCGCTGGCCGCGGCGGGCATCGCGGCGGATCTGCCGGCCGAGGTGCCGGAACTGCCGAAGGAGTGGGACCGGTTGTTCGGCTGGGCGGTACGGGAAGGGGTGACGAACGTGGTCCGGCACAGCGGGGCGCGGTGCTGCACGGTCCGGGTGTACGCGGACCGGGTCGAGGTGAGTGACGACGGGCGTGGCCCGTCCACTCCCGACGCCACCGGCTCCGGTCTCGTCGGTCTGCGGGAACGGGCGGGGCGGCTGGGCGCGGCGGTGACCGTCGGCCGCCGACCGGGCGGCGACGGCTTCCTGCTGCGGGTGCACGCGCCGGGGGAGACCCGGTGA
- a CDS encoding alpha/beta hydrolase, with product MGATPQGRVDTVVLIHGLWMTSRSWEKWAERYTARGMHVIAPAWPGMDRSVEQLRDDPGPIAEQSMATIVAHYDKIIRALPRPPIIMGHSFGGLFAQVLADRGLGAAVVGVHPAAVKGVLKVPLSQLRSGFPILRSPANRGKAVPFTTDDFAYTFGNAMSREDSDRAWQRYAVPGAGRVFFEGAFANVDPRSPARVDVGRDNRPPLLLMAGDNDHVVPASVVRANAGLYQKSRALTAYQEFPGRTHFTVGQDGWEKIADYALDWALRAAALPREATIASETPRR from the coding sequence ATGGGTGCCACGCCGCAGGGCCGGGTCGACACGGTCGTGCTGATCCACGGTCTCTGGATGACCTCACGCAGCTGGGAGAAATGGGCCGAGCGGTACACCGCGCGCGGCATGCACGTCATCGCCCCCGCCTGGCCCGGAATGGACCGGTCCGTGGAGCAGCTGCGCGACGACCCCGGCCCGATCGCCGAGCAGAGCATGGCCACCATCGTCGCGCACTACGACAAGATCATCAGAGCGCTGCCCCGGCCGCCGATCATCATGGGCCACTCGTTCGGCGGTCTGTTCGCCCAGGTCCTCGCCGACCGGGGTCTCGGCGCGGCGGTGGTGGGGGTACACCCGGCGGCGGTGAAGGGTGTGCTCAAGGTGCCGCTGAGCCAACTGCGCTCCGGCTTCCCGATCCTGCGCAGCCCCGCCAACCGGGGCAAGGCCGTCCCGTTCACCACGGACGACTTCGCCTACACCTTCGGCAACGCCATGAGCCGCGAGGACTCCGACCGGGCCTGGCAGCGCTACGCCGTCCCCGGTGCCGGCCGGGTGTTCTTCGAAGGCGCCTTCGCCAACGTCGACCCCCGCTCACCCGCCCGGGTCGACGTCGGCCGCGACAACCGCCCACCGCTACTGCTGATGGCCGGCGACAACGACCACGTGGTGCCGGCGTCGGTGGTCCGCGCCAACGCGGGGCTCTACCAGAAGTCCCGGGCCCTGACCGCGTACCAGGAGTTTCCCGGCCGAACACACTTCACGGTGGGGCAGGACGGCTGGGAGAAGATCGCCGACTACGCGCTGGACTGGGCGCTGCGCGCGGCAGCCCTACCCCGCGAGGCGACGATCGCCAGCGAGACCCCGCGCCGCTGA
- a CDS encoding site-2 protease family protein: MRASFRIGRVAGVPVGVNWSVLVIFALIAWGLAANQFPRSYPDRSPVAYTLAGLAAAVVFFVGLLAHEVSHAVVAKRNGLTVDGITLWLFGGVAELRGEPRDPGAELRIAGVGPLVSLLIGAVFGAVAALLALAGQGGLLLGAVAWLAGINVLLAVFNVLPAAPLDGGRLLRAAVWKATGDRTRASVVAARAGWVLGVLLIGLGLWQFLSGVGFGGLWLALIGWFLIGAAGAEERQARTGSALRGIRVGDVMTPQPQTVSAEVTVADFVDHYLFAYRHSALPLTEDGRPTGLVTVDRVRGVPSDRRASTTLAEVACRADDLVLARPGEQLNDLLPRLSECADGRALVVGDDGRLTGIVSPSDIARAVQRRTLTAPTPSR, translated from the coding sequence ATGAGGGCGAGTTTCCGGATCGGCCGGGTCGCGGGAGTGCCGGTCGGCGTCAACTGGAGCGTTCTGGTCATCTTCGCGCTGATCGCGTGGGGGTTGGCCGCCAACCAGTTCCCGCGGTCGTACCCGGACCGCTCGCCGGTGGCGTACACCCTCGCCGGCCTGGCCGCGGCGGTGGTCTTCTTCGTCGGTCTGCTCGCCCACGAGGTGTCGCACGCGGTGGTGGCCAAGCGCAACGGGCTCACCGTCGACGGCATCACGCTGTGGCTGTTCGGTGGGGTGGCCGAGTTGCGCGGCGAGCCGCGCGACCCAGGGGCGGAGCTGCGGATCGCCGGGGTCGGCCCGCTGGTCAGCCTCCTGATCGGAGCGGTCTTCGGTGCCGTGGCCGCGCTGCTCGCCCTGGCCGGGCAGGGTGGGTTGCTGCTCGGGGCGGTGGCGTGGCTGGCCGGCATCAACGTCCTGCTGGCCGTCTTCAACGTGCTGCCCGCCGCGCCCCTGGACGGCGGTCGGCTGCTCCGTGCCGCGGTGTGGAAGGCCACCGGCGACCGGACCAGGGCGTCGGTGGTCGCCGCCCGCGCGGGCTGGGTGCTGGGTGTGCTCCTGATCGGCCTCGGGTTGTGGCAGTTCCTGTCCGGGGTCGGTTTCGGTGGGCTCTGGCTGGCCCTGATCGGTTGGTTCCTGATCGGCGCGGCCGGTGCGGAGGAGCGGCAGGCCCGCACCGGAAGCGCACTACGCGGCATCCGGGTGGGCGACGTGATGACCCCGCAGCCGCAGACCGTCTCGGCGGAGGTGACGGTCGCCGACTTCGTCGACCACTACCTCTTCGCGTACCGGCACTCGGCGTTGCCGCTGACCGAGGACGGCCGACCGACCGGTCTGGTCACCGTCGACCGGGTACGGGGCGTGCCGTCCGACCGGCGGGCGTCGACCACCCTCGCGGAGGTGGCCTGCCGGGCCGACGACCTGGTGCTCGCCCGACCGGGTGAACAGCTCAACGACCTGCTCCCCCGGCTCAGTGAGTGCGCCGACGGCAGAGCCCTGGTGGTCGGTGACGACGGTCGCCTGACCGGCATCGTCTCCCCCAGCGACATCGCCCGCGCAGTCCAACGCAGAACCCTCACCGCCCCCACCCCCTCCCGCTGA